Proteins encoded together in one Urocitellus parryii isolate mUroPar1 chromosome 3, mUroPar1.hap1, whole genome shotgun sequence window:
- the LOC144253890 gene encoding olfactory receptor 7C2-like, which translates to MERGNQTGNFILLGSTDDPDLQSLLFGLLLAMYLVTVTGNLLIILAVLSDSHLHTPMYFLLSNLSLADIGFTSTTIPKALRNMHTHSKLITFAGCISQIYFFVLFGCQDNLLLTVMAYDRFVAICHPLHYVVIMKPRLCLLMALGSWFLSVLGALPGTLTILRLSFCTNIEIPHFFCDLPEILKLACSDTLINNIVVYSVIIVLVVFPLFGILLSYSQIFSSILRISSDRGKYKAFSTCGSHLLVVSLFYGTSLGVYLSSVATLSSRIALMASVMYTMVTPMLNPFIYSLRNRDITVALGRVLTKMVPHRERVHAHLS; encoded by the coding sequence ATGGAAAGAGGAAACCAAACAGGCAACTTCATCCTCCTGGGATCCACAGATGACCCTGACCTGCAGTCCCTCCTCTTTGGCCTGCTTCTGgccatgtacctggtcacagtCACAGgcaacctgctcatcatcctggctgtcCTCTCCGACTCCCAcctgcacacgcccatgtacttcctcctctccaacctgtccctGGCTGACATTggcttcacctccaccaccatccccaaggCTCTCAGGAACATGCACACTCATAGCAAACTGATCACCTTTGCAGGCTGCATctcacagatttatttttttgttttgtttggatgcCAAGACAACTTGCTTCTGacagtgatggcctatgaccgctttgtggccatctgtcaccccctgcACTATGTGGTCATCATGAAGCCACGGCTCTGTCTGCTCATGGCTCTGGGGTCCTGGTTCCTCAGTGTCCTAGGTGCCCTGCCTGGGACCTTGACCATCCTGAGGCTGTCCTTTTGCACCAACATAGAAATCCCTCACTTTTTCTGTGATCTTCCTGAAATCCTGAAGCTCGCCTGCTCTGACACACTCATCAACAACATAGTGGTCTATTCTGTGATCATCGTCCTGGTTGTTTTCCCTCTCTTTGGCATCCTCCTCTCCTATTCTCAGATCTTCTCCTCCATCCTGAGGATCTCATCAGACAGAggcaagtacaaagccttctccacctgtgggtctcacctcCTGGTGGTCTCCTTGTTCTATGGCACTAGCCTTGGGGTCTACCTCAGTTCTGTAGCCACACTGTCTTCTAGGATAGCTCTGATGGCCTCAGTGATGTACACcatggtcacccccatgctgaaccctttcatctacagtctgaggaacagggacatcacggtggccctggggagagtcctCACCAAGATGGTTCCTCATAGAGAAAGGGTCCATGCACATCTCTCCTGA
- the LOC144253563 gene encoding olfactory receptor 7C2-like, with amino-acid sequence MERRNQTGAGDFILLGFTDDPDLQSLLFVLLLAIYLVTVTGNLLIILAVISDSHLHTPMYFFLSNLSLADIGFTSTTIPKALRNIQTQSKGITFAGCVSQICFFFVFGCQDNFLLTVMAYDRFVAICHPLYYMAIMNPRLCLLMALGSWLVSVLVTLPDSLSVLRLSFCTNMEIPHFFCDLSEILKLACSDTLINNIVMYTLAIILGVFPLTGILFSYSQIFSSILRISSAEGKYKAFSTCGSHLLVVSLFYGTGLGVYLSSAAAPSSRMSLMASVLYTMLTPC; translated from the coding sequence ATGGAAAGAAGAAACCAAACAGGAGCTGGAGACTTCATCCTCCTGGGATTCACCGATGACCCTGATCTACAGTCCCTCCTCTTTGTCTTGCTTCTGGCCATCTATCTGGTCACAGTCAcagggaacctgctcatcatcctggctgtcaTCTCCGACTCCCAcctgcacacgcccatgtacttcttcctctccaacctgtccctGGCTGACATTGGCTTCACCTCGACCACCATCCCCAAGGCTCTCAGGAacatccagacacagagcaaAGGGATCACCTTTGCAGGCTGCGTCTCACAGATATGCTTCTTCTTTGTGTTTGGATGCCAGGACAACTTTCTCCTGacagtgatggcctatgaccgctttgtggccatctgtcacccgCTGTACTACATGGCCATCATGAACCCGCGGCTCTGTCTGCTCATGGCTCTGGGGTCCTGGTTGGTCAGCGTCCTAGTCACACTCCCAGACTCCTTGAGTGTCTTGAGGCTGTCTTTTTGCACCAACATGGAAATTCCTCACTTTTTCTGTGATCTTTCTGAAATCCTAAAGCTCGCCTGCTCTGACACACTCATCAACAACATAGTGATGTACACTTTGGCCATCATCCTGGGTGTCTTCCCTCTCACTGGCATCCTCTTCTCCTACTCTCAGATTTTCTCCTCCATCCTGAGGATCTCATCAGCTGAGGggaagtacaaagccttctccacctgtgggtctcacctcCTGGTGGTCTCCTTGTTCTACGGCACTGGCCTTGGGGTCTACCTCAGTTCTGCTGCTGCACCATCCTCTAGGATGAGTCTCATGGCCTCAGTGCTCTACACCATGCTCACCCCATGCTGA
- the LOC144253891 gene encoding olfactory receptor 7A40-like, whose amino-acid sequence MSLVSRSRELWLSAVMSSLSAQPYMVWGLVESFKVFNLPVDLTLTSTCCVFWAQNFSHHQAHSGRTLHFYRETFLPELVSSHIKYLEPGNDTRISKFLLLGISEDPTLQPFLFGLFLFMYLVTVLGNLLIIVATISDSHLHTPMYFFLINLSFADIGFTTTSIPKMLVNIQTQSKVITYNGCIIQIYFFIFFGVLDNFLLAVMAYDRYVAICHPLHYMVIMNRRLCGLLVLACWALTALNSLIDILMALGLSFCTDLEIPHFVCELNQLVLLACSDTFSIDMVMYFGAVLLGGGPLVGVLYSYSKIVSSIRAISSAQGKYKAFSTCATHLSVVSLFYSTLLGVYLSSSITQNSQSTARASVMYSVVTPMLNPFIYSLRNKDIMGALRRLFQGKP is encoded by the exons ATGAGCCTAGTGAGCAGATCTAGGGAGCTGTGGCTCTCTGCTGTGATGTCATCTCTCAGTGCACAGCCTTACATGGTATGGGGCTTGGTGGAGTCCTTTAAGGTCTTCAACCTGCCTGTGGACCTGACACTGACTTCTACCTGCTGTGTTTTCTGGGCACAGAACTTCAGTCACCACCAAGCCCACTCAGGAAGGACCTTGCACTTCTACAGGGAGACCTTCCTCCCAGAGCTCGTCTCCAG tcacATTAAATATTTGGAGCCAGGTAATGACACACGCATTTCAAAATTTCTACTTCTGGGAATTTCAGAGGATCCCACATTGCAACCCTTCCTCTTTGGGCTGTTTCTGTTTATGTACCTGGTTACggtgctggggaacctgctcatcattgtggccaccatctcagactcccacctgcacacgcccatgtacttcttcctcatcAACCTGTCCTTTGCAGACATTGGCTTCACCACAACGAGtatccccaagatgctggtgaacatccagacCCAGAGCAAGGTCATCACCTATAATGGATGCATCATCCAGATatactttttcatattctttggtGTTTTGGATAACTTCCTCTTGGcggtgatggcctatgaccggtatgtggccatctgtcacccctTGCACTACATGGTCATCATGAACCGCCGGCTCTGTGGACTGCTGGTGCTGGCTTGCTGGGCCTTGACTGCTCTGAACTCCTTAATAGACATCTTAATGGCCTTGGGGCTGTCCTTCTGCACAGACCTGGAGATCCCACACTTTGTATGTGAACTCAACCAGCTGGTCCTACTTGCCTGTTCTGACACCTTTTCCATTGACATGGTAATGTATTTTGGAGCTGTCTTGCTGGGAGGTGGCCCTCTAGTTGGGGTCCTGTACTCCTACTCCAAGATTGTGTCCTCCATCCGGGCAATCTCCTCAGCTCAgggcaagtacaaagccttctctACCTGTGCAACTCACCTCTCTGTGGTCTCCCTGTTCTACTCTACACTCCTGGGGGTGTACCTCAGCTCTTCCATTACCCAGAACTCACAATCAACAGCAAGAGCCTCGGTGATGTACAgcgtggtcacccccatgctgaaccccttcatctacagtctgaggaacaaggacatcATGGGAGCTCTGAGGAGACtcttccaagggaagccatag